The sequence TCACGATCCTGGATGGGTCCCAGACCCTTGCTCCCCTGCCTGCTATCTCGTAGAAGCCCCTGACAGCAAGTGGCCCGGTTATGTCATGTATCATCGCGCGATCTATCGAGGCCATGACGAACTCGCCAGCTCTGGCCTCCCTGTTCGCGGCCCTTGAGAATATCTTCTCCGAGAGGGTTTGACCAGCCATGCTCAGGCCCATCACGCCCATGATAGATAAATCTTGACCCTGAAGCCAGTTCGAATCCCCCTGACGGCAGAGCCGCCACAAAAAGTCAGATAGCTGGCTGAGTACACTCCAGCCAGCGTCTTCCAAAGACAGTGATATCATCAGCTTGGCTTATGCCCCTGGAGAGCACAGGAGCTGGTAAATTTTGAGCCGCTACAGGATCACAGCGCCCTGTAGCGCACCTCCCTGTGATACTCGTCGAGCGCCTTTATCGTCAGCTCTCCCTTCAGGGCCTTCTCGATCGCCTCGGCTGCTGCCCTGGCCGCCTGGACAGTTGTTATGTACGGCACATGGTAGTCGACCGCGCTCCTGCGTATCTGGAAGCCGTCCTTCACAGACTGCTTTGTCGTGGGCGTGTTTATTATCAGCTTCACCTCGCCCCGCCTGATGTAATCCAGAACGTTCGGGCTGCCGTTGTAGATCTTCCTGACGCGCTCCGCAGGCACACCAGCCCTTCTCAGATACTCGGATGTTCCTTCGGTCGCTATTATCTTGAGACCTGCATTTGCAAGCCTTCTGGCCACCTCTGCCATCTCAGCCTTGTCCTCGTCCCTCACAGAGATGAAGACGATCCCATCAAGCGGCAGGCTGTTCTCAGCGCTCATCTCCGCCTTGAAGAACGAGAGGCCCATGTTGTAGTCGATCCCCATGACCTCTCCTGTGGACCTCATCTCAGGGCCGAGGAGGACGTCTGCGCCGGGGAGCTTGTCGAACGGCAGGAGAACCTCCTTGACAGCGACATACGGTATCTCAGGCTCGACATTGAGGTCCATCTCCCTCAGAGTCATTCCTGCCATCACCTTCGCAGCGATCTTCGCCAGTGGCAGCCCCACAGCCTTTGAAACGAACGGTATCGTCCTAGATGACCTGGGGTTCGCCTCGAGGACATAGACGACGCCATCCTTGTAGGCCATCTGGATGTTGATTATCCCCCTGACCTCCAGCGCCAGAGCTATGCGCCTGACGTAATCCTTCACTGTTGCGATGACATCCTCTGGAAGCGTCTGCGGCGGGATCATGCATGCGCTGTCTCCCGAGTGTATCCCCGCCTCCTCTATGTGCTCCATGATCGCTCCGATGAGAACATCACGACCGTCGCATACCGCGTCGACATCTATCTCGACAGCGTTCTGGAGGAAGTCGTCTATGAGCACAGGATGCTCATGAGACACGCGCACAGCCTCACGCATGTAGAGCTCCAGCCCGGACTCATCGTAGACGATCTCCATCGCCCTGCCGCCGAGGACGTAGCTCGGCCTGACCAAGACTGGGTAGCCGATCTCCTTCGCGACCCTCTTCGCCTCCTCAGGCGAGTATGCTATCCCCGCCCTCGGCTGCGGTATCCCAAGTGTGTTCAGGAGCCTGTTGAAGCGCTCCCTGTCCTCCGCAATGTCTATGCTGTCAGGAGATGTCCCCAGGATCACGGTCTTAAGGCCGCGCCGCTTCAGCTCTTTCTCCAGAGGGACCGCGAGGTTCACAGCAGTCTGGCCGCCGAACTGCACCATCACCCCCCAGTAGTTCTCCTTCTCGATTACGTTCATCACATCCTCGAGAGTGACCGGCTCGAAGAAGAGCTTGTCAGAGGTGTCGTAATCTGTGGAGACCGTCTCGGGGTTGTTGTTGATTATGTGCGCCTCAATCCCCATCTCCCTCAGGGCTGTGACCGCATGGACTGTGCAGTAATCGAACTCTATGCCCTGGCCTATCCTTATCGGACCCGACCCCAGGATCAGAACCTTTCTCTTATCAGATGGATTCAGCTCGCACTCCTCATCGTATGTCGAGTAGTAGTACGGAGTCGATGCCGCGAACTCCGCTGCGCACGTGTCCACCATCTTGTACGTGGGTATGATCCCCAGAGATAGCCTGTAATCCGTGACCTCCTCCCTGGTCATCCCCACAAGCTCTGCGA comes from Methanothrix sp. and encodes:
- the carB gene encoding carbamoyl-phosphate synthase large subunit; the encoded protein is MPKRPDIKKVLLIGSGPIQIGQAAEFDFSGSQACKSLREEGVEVVLVNSNPATIMTDPDMADKVYIEPLVPEIVAKIIEKERPDGIIAGIGGQTGLNITSELAEMGVLERYGVEVLGTKVRSIQEAEDRDLFKKAMERIGEPVPRSVAVTSLEEAEEAMKELGLPLIVRPAYTLGGSGGGIARTREDLMRICEMGLKRSRIHQVLLEESVIGWTEVEYEVMRDSNNTCITICNMENMDPMGIHTGESIVVTPIQTLSDHEIQMLRSAAINIIRALGIEGGCNIQFAVRNGEYRVIEVNPRVSRSSALASKATGYPIARVTAKIAIGLTLDEIRNDVTKETPASFEPTVDYVVIKIPRWPFDKFVKADRTLTTSMKSTGEVMAIGRSYEEALMKAIRSLDIDIDLGYNGKYTPWTDEDVRELLRTPTDERLFAIYQALRRGFSVDEISQLSMIDPYFIERIQNIIEMEDELKKGLTPDRLRRAKKMGFLDSRIAELVGMTREEVTDYRLSLGIIPTYKMVDTCAAEFAASTPYYYSTYDEECELNPSDKRKVLILGSGPIRIGQGIEFDYCTVHAVTALREMGIEAHIINNNPETVSTDYDTSDKLFFEPVTLEDVMNVIEKENYWGVMVQFGGQTAVNLAVPLEKELKRRGLKTVILGTSPDSIDIAEDRERFNRLLNTLGIPQPRAGIAYSPEEAKRVAKEIGYPVLVRPSYVLGGRAMEIVYDESGLELYMREAVRVSHEHPVLIDDFLQNAVEIDVDAVCDGRDVLIGAIMEHIEEAGIHSGDSACMIPPQTLPEDVIATVKDYVRRIALALEVRGIINIQMAYKDGVVYVLEANPRSSRTIPFVSKAVGLPLAKIAAKVMAGMTLREMDLNVEPEIPYVAVKEVLLPFDKLPGADVLLGPEMRSTGEVMGIDYNMGLSFFKAEMSAENSLPLDGIVFISVRDEDKAEMAEVARRLANAGLKIIATEGTSEYLRRAGVPAERVRKIYNGSPNVLDYIRRGEVKLIINTPTTKQSVKDGFQIRRSAVDYHVPYITTVQAARAAAEAIEKALKGELTIKALDEYHREVRYRAL